The Desulfuromonas acetexigens genomic sequence ACCGCCATCGGCTACGATCCCAACGACAGGGCCGATGAGCAGGCCCGTCAGCGCGACGCCTGGATCACCATCCAGCGCGGGCACGCCGTCGCCAACGGCATCCCCGTCGTCAGCGTCAACCGCATCGGCTTCGAGGAAGATCCTTCCGGTCAGACCGCCGGCGCCCGTTTCTGGGGAAGCAGCTTCGCCGCCGGTTGCCAGGGGGAACTGTTGGTCAGTGCCGGCCAAGATCAGGAAGAAGTGCTGCTGGTAGAGATCGATCGGGCGCGTAGCGAAGCGGTGCGGCGCATCTGGCCCTACCTGCGGGATCGGCGCATCGACGCTTACGGTGACCTGTTGCGGCGCTATCGGGATTAAATCATGACAAGATACGCATGTTTCATCGGCTGCCTGCTACTCGCCCTTTTCAGCACGCCGACGTCGGCAATGGCGAACCTTCCCGACTTCACGACCTGGCTCGACCAGGTTCGCGCCGAGGCCCTGGCCCGGGGGATCTCCCCGGCGACGGTCGCCTCCGGCCTGGATGGACTGACGCCGCTCGATTACGTCATCGAACAGGACCGCAAGCAGATGCCGCGCAGCGACGGTCAGAAACGCACCGGGATGTACAGCCGCTATCTGCAACGGGTGATGCCCCCGCAAAAGATTGAACGGGCCAAGGCCCGTTATCTGGAACGCCGCAACCTGTTGCGCCGTATCAACGCCCACTTCGGGGTGCCCGGCCATTATCTGGTGGCGTTGTGGGGGATCGAAAGCCATTTCGGCGATCATCAGGGCAAGACCCCGGTTATCCAGGCCTTGGCCACCCTCGCTTACGACGGCCGGCGGGGGGAGTTTTTCCGGGGGGAACTCTTCCGCGCCCTGGAGATCATCGATCAGGGGCATATCCAGCCGGAGAGCATGGTCGGTTCCTGGGCCGGAGCTATGGGGCAGGTGCAGTTCATGCCGTCGAGTTTCATGAATTTCGCCGTCGATTTCGACGGTGACGGGCGCAAGGACATCTGGAGCAACGAAGCCGATGCTCTGGCCTCAGCCGCCAACTACTTGAATGCCAACGGCTGGCGTTCGGGACAGGGCTGGGGGGAAAAGGTAGTGCTACCCAAGGGTTTCAATACTCGTCTGGCTGGACTGAACACGCGCAAGACCCTCGCTCAATGGCGACGCCTCGGCGTTCGCCATATCGATGGGCCCGGTCATCTCCAGGCATCGCTGCTGCTCCCCGACGGCACCAACAGTCCGGCCTTTCTGGTTTACGACAATTTCCGTGTGCTCCTCCACTGGAACCGCTCCCAATCCTTCGCCCTGACCGTCGGTCATCTGGCCCACCGCCTTTACGCCTTGGAGCGGAAAACCTTTCCCTGAGCAAGGGAACGTAAAATTTTCTTTTCTTTAGAAAATGGTTAGTGTATTGATAGCCGTTGGCTAGGCCGCTCAGCCTGCCCCGTTCCGCCAACGGCGAGACGGGGTTTTTTCGTGGGCCGGCGCAACTTCTCCCGTCGATCCGGAACATACCGACCATGTCAGCCTATCTCGATAAATTCCGTTCCTTGTTCCTGAATCGCTACTTCCTTTTCGTTCTGGCGCTGATCCTGGCCACGGAAATCTGCCAGCGCTGCGGCGGCCTGCCTGCCCTTCGCCATGCCTGGCGCTTGGAAATCCCGCTGCTGCTCTATCTCTACTGGCTCGGCAACCGCATGCTGCGTCCCTCCCGCCGGCAACCCTGGCTGGCGGCGATTCCCGCCGTGCTGCTCTACGTCATCTTCGATCTCTACCACATGCAGTTCGGCCGTCTGCTGCGCATCACCGAAGTTGCGCAGATCCCGGAACTGATCCAGGTTCTCACGCCGGGCATCCGCCTCGCGACCTTTCTGGCGGTGGGTATCCCGTTGACGCTCTTCCTCCGCGCCGTCGCTTGGCGTCGCTGGAAATCGACCCTGGCGGCGGCAATCCCCCTGTTTGCGATCTGTCTCTCCATCGCGCTCTATCCTAGCGGCATCATGGCCCTTTTCGCCAAAACCCAGACGGCCATGGTCTTCTATTCGGATACCAAGAGCGCCAAGGCCAACGGTCGAGTGGCGATGATGCTCTACAACGAGGCGAAGCGCCGCAGCTATCTGCAGGAAACCACCCACTACCAGGGGGATACGCCCTATCTGAAAAAATACGCCAAGCGCACCGAACAGATCCGCCATCAGCGGGATAAGCGCAACGTGCATCTGGTGGTGCTGGAAAGCTTTCTCGACCCATCCCTGCTCGGCGCCGCCCGATACTCCAAGGATCCGGCCCATCCGGCCTTTTCCGAACTGTTCGGCGGCAAAGGCAGCCTGAGCATTTCCCCGGTCTTTGGCGGCGGCACCGCCCAGGCCGAATTCGAGGTACTCTGCGGCGTTCCGGCGATGCGGGAACTGTCAGGGATCGAGTTCGACGTCTTTACCGGCTCCCCCACCCCCTGTCTCCCTTATCTGCTCGCGGAAGGCGGCTATCAGACCCTGGCCAGCAATGCCTACAAGCCCGATTTCTTCAACTCGACCAATGCCTATGCCGGCATGGGCTTCAATAGTATTTTCTACCCTCGGGAGTTCGCCCCGGGCTGGGACAGCTATTTCGGCACCGGCGAGGTCGGCGACGAAATTTACATGTTCGACGGCGACCTGCTGGACAGCAATCTTGCTTTCATCGCCGAAAAGATCCGCGCCAGCAAGGGACGACCGCTCTTCAACTATATCATCGGCATGTACGGCCACCTGCCGCATATCCTCGACGATGCCAAGCGTCCCCGGGTTCTCCGGGTGGAAGGCGCACCCCAGCTCGGCCAACTGGAGCGCGCGGTCAACCAGTATTACTACCGCACCGAGGCCATCGCCAGATTTGTTCAGGGCCTGCAGCGCATCGATCCGGAAAGTCTGGTGATTCTGGTCAGCGATCACCTCCCCAGCCTCGACCAGGGGCCCCTAACCTATCGGTCCCTGAACTATCTGGCCGGAGTGGAGGGGGATATCCACCTCAACCGCATCTACTTCATCGAAAACGGCAAGGTGACGCGTCACCGCACCATCAATCACTACGACGTGCCGCGAATCGTCCTCGACTATGTGACGCGGGGGGAATACTGCCGGGATGGGGATGGGGATTGCGATTTTACCCCGGAAGAGAGCCCCGAGGAAAAGACGGTGTATCGGGAGGAGTACATGACGATCATGGCCAGAGCCATGCTCTGAGTTGAAAAAACGACGCCCGCCTTTTCAGGCGGGCGTTTTACATCAGGCCGGGGCTGAAGAACTTTCCGCTTCACCCTCACAGTTTTCAACCACGCTGCGCAGCCAGCCGATTTCATCGGGGAGAAACTGCTTGGGATAGTCGCTGCCGACATTGAGCGCCCAATGCAGAGGCGGGTCCGATATGCGCGCCAGGGCGTAACCCGCCACCAGCACATAACTGACTTCGGCACCGGCCCAGGCATAGAGGCGATCCTCCCGATCAAACAGCATCAGGAAATCTTCCCCTTCTCCGTCGATAATCAACGGCACCGCATTCTCGGAATCGTCGGCAGTGATTTCCCCGGACTTGCCCTCTTCCGCCTGGGTTGGCACGTAGAAGTTGGAATTGAGAAAAAGATCGTAAAAACGTGTTTGTTTATCGTGATCTTCGGGTTCCTGCTGACAAAGGCTCAGGGCCAGATCGAGGTCGGTCATGGCAAAGGATTCCTTTCGTGGAAGGGGAAAATAAAAATCGTTCGTTGCCGACCGGCGAAGCTCAGTGTTGCGAACGGCGAATACCGCGCCAGATCCGGCAGTGTTTGATCAGTTTGATCAGACAGAGAACCCCGACCATCAGCACCAGGGCGTTGGACAGGTTCAGAGTATACTGGGGACCGAAATAAAAAAAGCCGTGTTCATGCAGCAAGACCAAGGACCCAAGTACCCCGCCGGTCATGGTGATGATGCGCACAATAGTAATCTGTTTGATTGTCAGCCCTTCGGACATGAATCCTCCGCGTTTAGAAAGGCGGTCAGAATACACGTTTCCCCGGAAAAAGGGAAACGGAACCGCCGCTGTCCGCTGCAGCGCCGTTGCCGGACGAAAAAAAGGGTTGACGATTTCTCGTCAACCCCTGTTTTTTCTTGGTGCCGAAGGGGAGACTCGAACTCCCACGCGCCTACGCGCACTAGACCCTGAACCTAGCGTGTCTACCAATTCCACCACTTCGGCGTGAAGCGAGGGTGTTTATAACAAAAGGATTTTGGCATTGCAACAAAAATAACTTTATTCCGATCTTTTTCCGGCATCCCTCTCCAGGCGGCGAGGCGCCACCATCAGGGTCCGTTCCGGCTCGGCCAGAACCAGCCCGGGTCGGGCGCCCTTGGGCTTGCGCACTTTTTTCCCCGAGGTCAGCATCACTTCAACCTTGAGGTCGTGCCGCCCCCGCGAATACCCCGCCGCCAGGGACGCAGCAAAAACGATATCTTCTTCCGGGATCTCACGCCGCCCGTCACGCTTGAGCAGCAGGTGACAACCAGGCAGACGATGAGCGTGAAACCAGAGGTCGTTGGTAGCGGTCAGGGACTTGCTGACCCGGTCGTTGGCGCGGTTATTTAGACCCCAGAAGATGGTCAAGCCCGAGGGGCTAAGAGTTTGCCGGATGCCTGCATCGACACCGGAAGACGCCGGACGCTTAGCAGCGGGGCGTGCCCCCTTGAGCAACCCGGCGGCGACCAACTCTTCCCGCACCGGATCGAGTTCGGCGGGGCTATCCGCCTCCTCCAGCGCCAACGCCACCCCCTCCAGCCAGTCCAGTTCCTCCAGGGTCTCGGTCCGTCGGCGCTCGGCGTGTTCCAGCCCTCGTTTCCCCTTGCGGTGACGCTTGAAGCGGAGCTCGGCGTTTTCCTTCGGCGTCAGCCCCGGGTCGAGGGGAATGGTCACCTGGGTCGGCGGCTCGGCATACCAGTCGTCCACGGAGAGTTCCGTCATCCCTCGACGCAACCGGGCGAGATTGCCGAGCAGCAGTTCGCCCCACTGCTGCTCGCGTTGATAATCGCCCATGCGGGCCGTTTCCGCTTCGATCTGTTCCAGGCGCCGACGCAGCCGTGCCCTGGACTTGCCCAGCAGGCGTTCCAACTCGCCGCGACCGCCGCCAAAAACGGCGTCCTGCGCCCCATCGCAGTAATAGGCCTCGGCCGCTTCGGATACCGTGGCAAAGCGCCGCGCCGATTCCAGTTCCAGATAAGCCGGAAGCAACGGCGTGAGCCAGGAACGTCCCCGCCAACCGACAATACAGGGGGAGAATTTCTCAGCGAGCCAAAGTGCTCGAAAATCCTCCAGAACCGTCCGCAGATCGCCGCCGCAGGCGACGGCCGCATCGAGATCGGCCGCCAAAAGCGGAGTCATGGGCGTCACCGCCTGATTCAGCCAGTCGACCAAAGGCTGCTCAGTCGGCGGTTGCGGAAGGTCTGCGACCAGATCCAGCCGCTCAAGGGCCGGCGGTGGAACGTAGACCGTAGTGGGCAAAGCCGGCCGCCCAGTCTCCGCCTGCCGCTTCAGGCTGTCGACAATCCGCCCTTCGCCGTCGAGAAGCAGAAGATTGGCCTGCGGGCCGTAGAGCTCGGCGACCAGGGTCCAACGACTCTCCCCTGCCCCGCTGAAGACCAGGCGCACGATACGTTCACCGGGAACCCGGGCGATGGTCAGCAGGCGCCGCAGCCGCGATCGCAGCAATTGACAAAAGCGCGGTGGTGTCTGCGGATTGGGCGCGGTCTCGGCGGTCAGATGGAGGCGCGCCGCGCGGGCCGAGGCGGAAATCAGCAGCCGCAGATTCTCCCGCCCATTCCACAGGCGCAGGACCAGATCGTCGGCGCCGGGCTGATGAATTTTACCAACGGCCGCGCCGGTCAACAGGGGTTTAAGTTCGCGGACGATCGCGTCGAGAGTGAGAATATCCATGACGGCCAGCATAAGGGAGGAAAGGACGAAGAGCAAGACTCCATCGACCGTGTCGAACTCAGGGATTTGCCCTTTTCATTCAAGCCATTTCTGCTATGATGCCGCTTTCCAATCCGTATCGAGGAGGCCTGCATGAGCAAATCCTGGAAAATCGAAACCCAGGCGGTCCAGGGAACCTATGCGCCGAAAGCGACCGAAGCGCGCATTCCAACGATCTGCCAGAGCACCACCTTCAAATACGACAGCGCCGAGCACGTCGCCAAACTCTTCGACCTCGACCTGCCCGACCCCTTTTACACTCGCCTCGGCAATCCCACCACTGACGCCTTCGAAGGCAAGATTGCTCTGATGGAAGGGGGCGTCGGGGCCCTGGCCACCTCCTCGGGTCAGGCCGCCACGGCCCTGTCAATCATGAATATCTGCCGGGCCGGGCAGCATATCGTCACCGCCGGCACTCTCTACGGCGGTACCTACTCGCTCTTCGCCAACACCCTGCCAAAACTCGGCATCGAAGTGAGCTTCGTCAATCCCGACTCCTCGGCGGAGGAGATCAAAAAACATTTTCGCCCGGAAACCAAGGCCCTGTTCGCCGAAACCATCGGCAATCCCGGTCTGAATGTTCTTGATTTTGAAAAGTTTTCCGCCGTCGCCCGGGCGACGGGGGTACCGCTGCTCATTGACAACACCTTTCCGACACCGTACCTCTGCCGGCCGTTGGATCACGGTGCCGATATCGTCATCCACTCGGCGACCAAATACATCGATGGCCATGCCAGCAGCCTCGGCGGGGTCATCGTCGACGGCGGCAAATTCGACTGGACCTCGGGCAAATTTCCGGAACTGACCGAACCGGACAGCTCCTACCACGGCCTGCGCTACGTGGAGAAATTCGGCCCGTCCGCCTACATCGTCAAGGCCCGAGCCCAATACATGCGCGATCTCGGCGTCACCCCTTCACCTTTCAACTCCTTTCTCTTCCATCAGGGGCTGACCACCTTGCCCCTGCGCATGGAACGTCACAGCGCCAACGCCCTGGCCCTCGCCCATTTCCTGCAAGGGCACCCGAAGGTTTCCTGGGTCAACTATCCGGGGCTGGAGAGTCACCCGAGCTATCCCCTGGCGCAAAGATATATGCCGAAAGGGGCGAGCGGGGTGCTGACCTTCGGCATCAAAGGGGCGCGCGAGGCGGGCATCCGTTTCATGGAAGCGACCAGAATCATCGCCCTGGTGGTGCATGTGGGGGATGCCCGCAGCTGCGTGCTGCATCCGGCCAGCACCACCCACCGGCAACTCTCCGAGGCCCAGCAGATCGCCTCGGGGGTCACGCCCGACCTGATCCGCCTCTCCGTCGGCATCGAGCATATCGACGACCTCATCGCCGATGTTGAACAGGCGCTGAACGCCGGCTGATTCCTATAAACATCTCCATTCCCCAGGCGGGCTCGCAGGAGTCCGCCTTTTTATTTACGACCAATGACGAGACTTTTTTTGGCGATATATTCTTGACATAAAAACTTCGCGTTGATAGAAGATAAAAATAGCAAGTTGACCTTAAAGCTCAACGATGCCTTTCGCCTTTCTACGCCACGAAGGAGACCATCATGAGTGATTTCCACCCCCAGGGGATCGGAACCCGCGCCCTCCACGCCGGGCAGGTTCCCGACCCGGCCACCGGCTCCCGCGCCGTCCCTATCTACCAGACGAGTTCCTACGTCTTCAACTCGACAGAACACGCCGCCAATCTCTTCGCCCTCAAGGAGATGGGGAACATCTATACCCGGCTGATGAACCCCACCACCGACGTGTTGGAAAAACGTCTGGCTGCCCTCGACGGCGGGGTCGGCGCCCTCGCCCTTTCCTCCGGCTCCTCGGCGATCTTTCTGGCAATTCTCAACCTCGCCCGGACCGGTGACAACATTGTGTCGAGCAGTTCCCTCTACGGCGGCACCCACAACCTCTTCCGTCACACCCTTGGGCGCATGGGCATCGCGGTGAAGTTCGTCGACACCTCGCGCTTGGAGAGC encodes the following:
- a CDS encoding O-acetylhomoserine aminocarboxypropyltransferase/cysteine synthase family protein; the encoded protein is MSKSWKIETQAVQGTYAPKATEARIPTICQSTTFKYDSAEHVAKLFDLDLPDPFYTRLGNPTTDAFEGKIALMEGGVGALATSSGQAATALSIMNICRAGQHIVTAGTLYGGTYSLFANTLPKLGIEVSFVNPDSSAEEIKKHFRPETKALFAETIGNPGLNVLDFEKFSAVARATGVPLLIDNTFPTPYLCRPLDHGADIVIHSATKYIDGHASSLGGVIVDGGKFDWTSGKFPELTEPDSSYHGLRYVEKFGPSAYIVKARAQYMRDLGVTPSPFNSFLFHQGLTTLPLRMERHSANALALAHFLQGHPKVSWVNYPGLESHPSYPLAQRYMPKGASGVLTFGIKGAREAGIRFMEATRIIALVVHVGDARSCVLHPASTTHRQLSEAQQIASGVTPDLIRLSVGIEHIDDLIADVEQALNAG
- a CDS encoding LTA synthase family protein: MSAYLDKFRSLFLNRYFLFVLALILATEICQRCGGLPALRHAWRLEIPLLLYLYWLGNRMLRPSRRQPWLAAIPAVLLYVIFDLYHMQFGRLLRITEVAQIPELIQVLTPGIRLATFLAVGIPLTLFLRAVAWRRWKSTLAAAIPLFAICLSIALYPSGIMALFAKTQTAMVFYSDTKSAKANGRVAMMLYNEAKRRSYLQETTHYQGDTPYLKKYAKRTEQIRHQRDKRNVHLVVLESFLDPSLLGAARYSKDPAHPAFSELFGGKGSLSISPVFGGGTAQAEFEVLCGVPAMRELSGIEFDVFTGSPTPCLPYLLAEGGYQTLASNAYKPDFFNSTNAYAGMGFNSIFYPREFAPGWDSYFGTGEVGDEIYMFDGDLLDSNLAFIAEKIRASKGRPLFNYIIGMYGHLPHILDDAKRPRVLRVEGAPQLGQLERAVNQYYYRTEAIARFVQGLQRIDPESLVILVSDHLPSLDQGPLTYRSLNYLAGVEGDIHLNRIYFIENGKVTRHRTINHYDVPRIVLDYVTRGEYCRDGDGDCDFTPEESPEEKTVYREEYMTIMARAML
- a CDS encoding SseB family protein encodes the protein MTDLDLALSLCQQEPEDHDKQTRFYDLFLNSNFYVPTQAEEGKSGEITADDSENAVPLIIDGEGEDFLMLFDREDRLYAWAGAEVSYVLVAGYALARISDPPLHWALNVGSDYPKQFLPDEIGWLRSVVENCEGEAESSSAPA
- a CDS encoding Rqc2 family fibronectin-binding protein, translated to MDILTLDAIVRELKPLLTGAAVGKIHQPGADDLVLRLWNGRENLRLLISASARAARLHLTAETAPNPQTPPRFCQLLRSRLRRLLTIARVPGERIVRLVFSGAGESRWTLVAELYGPQANLLLLDGEGRIVDSLKRQAETGRPALPTTVYVPPPALERLDLVADLPQPPTEQPLVDWLNQAVTPMTPLLAADLDAAVACGGDLRTVLEDFRALWLAEKFSPCIVGWRGRSWLTPLLPAYLELESARRFATVSEAAEAYYCDGAQDAVFGGGRGELERLLGKSRARLRRRLEQIEAETARMGDYQREQQWGELLLGNLARLRRGMTELSVDDWYAEPPTQVTIPLDPGLTPKENAELRFKRHRKGKRGLEHAERRRTETLEELDWLEGVALALEEADSPAELDPVREELVAAGLLKGARPAAKRPASSGVDAGIRQTLSPSGLTIFWGLNNRANDRVSKSLTATNDLWFHAHRLPGCHLLLKRDGRREIPEEDIVFAASLAAGYSRGRHDLKVEVMLTSGKKVRKPKGARPGLVLAEPERTLMVAPRRLERDAGKRSE
- a CDS encoding lytic murein transglycosylase; protein product: MTRYACFIGCLLLALFSTPTSAMANLPDFTTWLDQVRAEALARGISPATVASGLDGLTPLDYVIEQDRKQMPRSDGQKRTGMYSRYLQRVMPPQKIERAKARYLERRNLLRRINAHFGVPGHYLVALWGIESHFGDHQGKTPVIQALATLAYDGRRGEFFRGELFRALEIIDQGHIQPESMVGSWAGAMGQVQFMPSSFMNFAVDFDGDGRKDIWSNEADALASAANYLNANGWRSGQGWGEKVVLPKGFNTRLAGLNTRKTLAQWRRLGVRHIDGPGHLQASLLLPDGTNSPAFLVYDNFRVLLHWNRSQSFALTVGHLAHRLYALERKTFP